In Flavivirga abyssicola, the following are encoded in one genomic region:
- a CDS encoding septum formation inhibitor Maf: MIQSLKKIIKVEIAFYLIVAILSILTSCKKDKSSKDLALNTTTNIPLNNNSEEIKQLSQEFKNYWYAGEAEISSYKLEQARYGEIRNGQAVLIYVTEDFLPKVQVKADRQSGKNVPVLKLNATKKFNTGIYPYSIMQSTFYPVSNDKHAIKISSSMQEWCGHVYSQLNNKKQFEIMSHSYFEGEADKSFNLDKAILENELWTQLRIDPKSLPTGDLEIIPSFEYSRLRHVPIKAYKATAVLANGTYSLNYPSLNRTLIINFNPNFPYSILGWEETFKSGFGSNAKELTTKATKLKTIKSAYWGKNHNKDEILRDTLQLN, from the coding sequence ATGATACAATCACTCAAAAAAATCATTAAAGTAGAGATCGCTTTTTACCTAATCGTTGCAATTTTAAGCATACTTACTTCGTGCAAAAAGGATAAGTCATCAAAAGATTTAGCTCTTAACACAACGACTAACATTCCGTTAAATAATAATTCAGAAGAAATAAAGCAATTATCTCAAGAGTTTAAAAATTATTGGTATGCTGGCGAAGCCGAAATATCATCATACAAATTAGAACAAGCACGCTATGGAGAAATAAGAAACGGACAAGCCGTTTTAATATATGTCACGGAAGATTTTTTACCTAAAGTTCAGGTTAAAGCAGATAGGCAAAGCGGAAAAAATGTTCCTGTTTTAAAACTAAATGCTACTAAAAAATTTAACACGGGCATATATCCATATTCCATCATGCAGAGTACCTTCTACCCTGTTTCTAATGATAAGCATGCCATAAAAATATCAAGTTCTATGCAGGAATGGTGTGGGCATGTATACTCTCAACTTAATAATAAAAAGCAATTTGAGATCATGTCTCATTCTTATTTTGAAGGAGAAGCTGATAAAAGTTTTAACTTAGATAAAGCCATTTTAGAAAATGAATTGTGGACACAACTACGCATCGACCCCAAGTCACTCCCTACTGGGGATTTGGAAATAATACCTTCTTTTGAGTATAGCCGATTAAGACATGTTCCAATTAAGGCATACAAAGCCACAGCAGTTTTGGCAAATGGAACTTACTCCTTGAACTATCCCAGCTTAAATAGAACATTGATTATTAATTTTAACCCTAATTTCCCCTATAGCATTTTAGGTTGGGAAGAAACGTTTAAAAGTGGTTTTGGTTCGAATGCTAAAGAATTAACGACTAAAGCAACAAAGTTAAAAACCATAAAATCCGCTTACTGGGGCAAAAATCATAATAAAGATGAAATTTTAAGAGATACACTTCAATTAAATTAA
- a CDS encoding VOC family protein — protein MIKGLFETHLFVENLERSIDFYTNTLKLEQYLFEEERRAALFWIGEKPRQAMLGIWEKPKDEIDLRHFAFECDWEWILNESVDFLKSNDLHFWNFFNDNSERPMVFANIPAIAIYFSDPDGHPLEFIGKLPGKYRPEKGSLVISYEDWLELEKNEK, from the coding sequence ATGATAAAAGGACTTTTTGAAACCCATTTGTTTGTTGAAAACCTCGAACGTTCGATTGACTTTTATACTAACACACTCAAGCTTGAGCAATATCTTTTTGAAGAAGAAAGAAGAGCTGCTTTATTCTGGATTGGTGAGAAACCGAGACAGGCCATGTTAGGGATATGGGAAAAGCCTAAAGATGAAATTGATTTAAGACATTTTGCTTTTGAATGCGACTGGGAATGGATTTTGAATGAATCTGTTGATTTCCTTAAATCTAATGATTTACACTTTTGGAACTTTTTTAATGACAACTCAGAACGACCAATGGTATTTGCCAACATTCCAGCAATAGCAATTTACTTTTCAGACCCTGACGGACACCCTTTAGAGTTTATTGGGAAGCTTCCTGGAAAATATCGTCCTGAAAAAGGCAGTTTAGTCATTTCGTATGAAGATTGGTTGGAATTAGAAAAGAATGAAAAGTAA
- a CDS encoding helix-turn-helix domain-containing protein: protein MKNTETSVKIKEIRNRLGFSQEELAEKSGLSLRTIQRIENGETKPLGDSLKKISNALNVTPDELIDWAIQEDNVFLKILHLSSLTFLFFPLFGVLIPYFMWNSKKNKIKGINTLGAAILNFQLTWNLILFLGIILIAVYIIFFSKNPAIALIFVSSLRFMSYMYTINFLLIIFNSIRISNNKPVWYNTSVKFLKV from the coding sequence ATGAAGAACACAGAAACCTCTGTAAAGATTAAAGAAATAAGAAATAGACTTGGATTTTCTCAAGAAGAATTGGCTGAAAAATCTGGACTAAGTTTACGAACTATACAACGGATTGAAAATGGAGAAACAAAACCTCTTGGAGATTCTCTAAAGAAAATATCTAATGCACTCAATGTTACCCCAGACGAATTAATTGATTGGGCAATCCAAGAAGACAATGTTTTTTTAAAAATTTTACACCTATCATCACTGACTTTCTTATTTTTCCCTCTCTTCGGAGTACTAATTCCTTATTTTATGTGGAATTCCAAAAAAAATAAAATAAAGGGAATTAATACTTTAGGAGCAGCAATTTTGAACTTTCAACTTACTTGGAACTTAATTTTGTTTTTGGGAATTATATTAATAGCCGTATATATTATATTTTTTAGCAAAAATCCTGCAATAGCTTTAATATTCGTAAGTAGCCTAAGATTTATGAGCTATATGTATACCATAAATTTTTTACTAATCATTTTTAATTCAATACGAATAAGTAATAATAAACCTGTTTGGTATAACACTAGTGTGAAATTTTTGAAAGTATAA
- a CDS encoding Maf-like protein: MLNDKLKNHRIILASGSPRRQEFFKDLGLDFDIILKPVKEEYPPRLTHFEISNYLAQLKALPFKNDLKDNDILITSDTIVWHNDIALGKPRDEDEAFSIIKSLSNKTHEVITSVCFTTKTYEKTLHAITKVSFKDLTDDEITYYINTCKPFDKAGAYGIQEWIGQIGVTKLEGSYFNVMGLPTHLVYKTLHDIVNVSLNSK; this comes from the coding sequence ATGCTTAACGACAAACTAAAAAATCATCGTATTATTTTAGCTTCCGGGTCACCTAGGAGACAAGAGTTTTTTAAAGATTTAGGTTTAGATTTTGATATTATTTTAAAACCGGTAAAAGAAGAATATCCACCACGCTTAACGCATTTTGAAATCAGTAATTATCTTGCTCAGTTAAAAGCGCTCCCTTTTAAGAATGACTTAAAAGATAACGATATTCTCATTACCAGCGATACCATAGTTTGGCATAATGATATCGCTTTAGGAAAACCCAGAGATGAAGATGAGGCTTTTAGTATCATAAAATCTTTAAGTAATAAAACCCATGAAGTCATTACATCGGTTTGTTTCACCACTAAAACTTATGAAAAGACGTTACATGCTATTACTAAAGTCTCTTTTAAAGATTTAACCGATGATGAGATTACATACTACATAAACACCTGCAAGCCCTTTGATAAGGCTGGCGCTTATGGTATTCAAGAATGGATAGGACAAATAGGTGTTACCAAATTAGAAGGCTCTTATTTTAATGTTATGGGGCTACCCACGCATCTTGTTTATAAAACGTTGCATGATATTGTTAATGTATCTCTAAATTCGAAATAA
- a CDS encoding geranylgeranylglycerol-phosphate geranylgeranyltransferase — translation MNFLNLIRWKNLLMITLVQLLIKYAFLEPFGAQTSLTSIGITLLILATIFIAAAGNIINDIYDVDTDLVNKPNKLIIGKSISEKTAYNLFIVFNVIGVGLGFYVSHLVGKSPFFSIFVIISALLYVYATYLKRTLLIGNIIISVLVALSVIIVGVFELLPPITPQNQQIQLAFFKIIFNYAVFAFIINLLREIAKDIEDIDGDHKAGMNTLPIAIGRERATKVLFVLSLVPLFIITLYTINELYKSQIAVLYAILLIIGPLFYISIKTFSASTKKDHHHISNILKLVMLFGMLSLLLYKYIFLHNA, via the coding sequence TTGAACTTCCTAAACCTCATCCGCTGGAAAAACTTACTTATGATTACCCTTGTGCAATTACTTATTAAATATGCTTTTCTAGAACCATTCGGAGCACAAACAAGCTTAACGTCTATAGGAATCACACTTCTAATTCTTGCAACTATATTCATTGCTGCTGCTGGAAACATTATCAATGATATTTATGATGTTGATACGGATTTAGTAAATAAACCCAATAAGTTAATTATTGGTAAATCTATTTCAGAAAAAACAGCCTATAATTTATTTATTGTGTTTAATGTTATTGGAGTTGGTTTAGGGTTTTATGTATCACATCTGGTTGGCAAAAGTCCCTTCTTTTCTATTTTTGTAATTATTTCGGCATTGCTTTATGTATATGCTACTTACCTAAAACGCACCCTTCTAATAGGCAATATTATTATTTCTGTACTCGTAGCGCTAAGCGTTATTATTGTTGGTGTGTTTGAATTGCTTCCTCCCATAACACCTCAAAATCAGCAAATTCAATTAGCTTTTTTTAAAATTATTTTCAATTATGCTGTATTTGCTTTTATTATCAATTTACTTAGAGAAATAGCCAAAGATATTGAGGATATTGATGGTGACCATAAAGCAGGTATGAATACATTACCCATTGCTATTGGAAGAGAACGTGCCACTAAAGTCCTTTTTGTTTTGTCGCTTGTTCCACTTTTTATTATCACCTTATATACAATTAACGAACTTTATAAGAGCCAAATAGCCGTTTTATATGCTATATTACTTATAATTGGCCCATTATTCTACATAAGCATAAAAACTTTTAGCGCTTCAACAAAAAAAGATCATCATCATATTAGTAACATCCTTAAATTAGTGATGCTTTTCGGAATGCTTTCCTTACTTTTATACAAGTATATCTTTTTACACAATGCTTAA
- a CDS encoding KdsC family phosphatase, translating into MEEKSYKEYLEHITTFIFDVDGVLTDGTVTVTSTGDMLRKMNIKDGYALKTAVDMGYNICIISGGSNEGVRVRLQGLGISNIYLGAHNKIEQLEAYLGDNNIKSENVLYMGDDIPDFPVMKRIGLPCCPQDAVPEIKNISKYISHKKGGKGAVRDVIEQVLKVQEKWNGNFGAKYD; encoded by the coding sequence ATGGAAGAAAAAAGTTATAAAGAATACTTAGAGCATATTACAACCTTTATATTTGATGTAGATGGTGTTTTAACTGATGGCACTGTTACCGTAACGTCTACTGGAGACATGTTACGAAAAATGAACATAAAAGATGGCTATGCATTAAAAACGGCTGTTGATATGGGTTATAATATCTGTATTATTTCCGGTGGTTCTAACGAAGGAGTTCGGGTTCGTTTGCAGGGATTGGGCATTTCTAATATTTACTTAGGCGCTCATAACAAAATTGAGCAATTAGAAGCATATCTTGGTGATAACAATATTAAATCTGAAAATGTGCTTTACATGGGAGATGATATTCCTGATTTCCCAGTTATGAAACGCATTGGCTTACCTTGTTGTCCGCAAGATGCTGTTCCAGAGATAAAAAATATTTCAAAATACATTTCACATAAAAAAGGTGGTAAAGGTGCTGTACGCGATGTTATTGAACAAGTACTAAAAGTACAGGAAAAATGGAATGGTAATTTTGGGGCTAAGTATGATTAG
- a CDS encoding Rossmann-like and DUF2520 domain-containing protein, translating into MISVVILGSGNVATHLFKAFKRADNININQWYSRRIDAIASYKNGVEIIDDLSLINDADVYILAVSDDAIAGLSSQLPFENKLVLHTSGSVSVYDIDKKHKRGVFYPLQTFSKEAQIDFKNVPICIETIDKKSYPIIKNLALAIGSPTKRVNSDQRKVLHLAAVFVNNFANQLYRIGHEITESQGAEFDLLKPLILETAKKVQDLSPFKAQTGPAKRDDKKTIRKHLKLLENQHHKDIYQLLTNSIQRTHGRKKL; encoded by the coding sequence ATGATTTCAGTAGTAATTCTAGGTTCAGGTAATGTTGCAACACATTTATTTAAGGCTTTTAAAAGAGCGGACAACATCAATATAAATCAGTGGTATAGTAGACGTATAGATGCTATAGCTTCTTATAAAAATGGTGTTGAAATTATTGATGACTTATCACTAATCAATGATGCCGATGTTTATATTTTGGCTGTAAGTGACGATGCTATTGCTGGGCTTTCGTCTCAACTTCCTTTTGAAAACAAATTGGTTTTGCATACCTCTGGAAGTGTGAGCGTGTATGATATTGATAAAAAACATAAACGTGGTGTATTCTACCCGTTACAAACATTTAGTAAAGAGGCTCAAATAGATTTTAAAAATGTTCCGATTTGCATTGAAACTATTGATAAAAAAAGTTATCCTATTATAAAGAATCTGGCTTTAGCTATTGGTAGTCCAACAAAAAGAGTTAATAGCGATCAACGTAAAGTGTTGCATTTAGCAGCTGTTTTTGTAAATAATTTTGCGAATCAGTTATACAGAATAGGACATGAAATAACTGAAAGCCAAGGCGCCGAATTCGATCTTTTAAAACCGCTTATTCTTGAAACTGCTAAAAAAGTGCAGGATTTATCGCCTTTTAAAGCTCAAACAGGGCCTGCAAAACGTGATGATAAGAAAACAATCCGTAAGCATTTAAAGCTTTTAGAAAATCAACACCATAAAGACATATACCAACTATTAACCAACTCTATACAACGCACACATGGAAGAAAAAAGTTATAA
- a CDS encoding group III truncated hemoglobin translates to MNKKDIETRDDVFLLVSSFYGKVRKDAVLAPFFNDTIKDWDAHLERLTTFWESSLFMTRKLKEKYLGNPLEAHIKVDKENKHRISETHFGLWMNLWFETVDELFEGDYAENAKRRARKMSTFLYLKIFEARRV, encoded by the coding sequence ATGAATAAAAAAGATATTGAAACCAGAGACGATGTGTTTTTATTAGTATCATCATTTTATGGCAAAGTGAGAAAGGATGCTGTCTTAGCCCCTTTTTTTAATGACACTATAAAAGATTGGGATGCACATTTAGAACGTTTAACGACCTTTTGGGAATCGAGTCTTTTTATGACACGAAAACTAAAAGAGAAGTATTTAGGAAATCCTCTAGAAGCACATATTAAAGTGGATAAGGAAAATAAACATCGTATTTCTGAAACACACTTTGGATTATGGATGAACTTATGGTTTGAAACTGTCGACGAACTTTTTGAAGGAGACTATGCTGAAAATGCAAAAAGACGAGCTAGAAAAATGAGTACCTTTTTATATCTCAAGATTTTTGAAGCAAGAAGGGTTTAG